From the genome of Phytohabitans rumicis, one region includes:
- a CDS encoding glycosyltransferase 87 family protein — protein MPATVGRRMGRFAPVRRVLRGIDSWTVVRIGIVAGVFYAAWLAIQAYGRFYDFFDMKIYHGAVVWWASGNELYAFIAPGTTLGYTYPPFAGLAMLPMAPLPVGAAGFVNIVASLAALAVVLAALLSPIARRYGWSLWFVVGVATALATATEPVRETLGYGQVNLLLFALIMADLVALRWRARGRANPRVRAGRTQLARFFYSGAWAGAGIGLATSIKLTPALFIVYLLVTRQWRVALTAVGTAVGTTVATFAVAGHESMTYFTHVLWQTERVGAADMTPNQSLAGVLARMYDSVEAPGLLWLTFSLLILAVGLSRAAHSHADGDELTAFVLVGLTANVISPISWSHHLVFVIPAILVLADGALRRRAASQGLTRRGGSSSGGSGLSGMTGLRSPIWFPALTGVRHAAAAAGLFVLFVVSPIWPYEHRLPEVSHYADGLWGALMENSLALALIVLVAALPWRPGAEPAFYAPAFAAEHRRLVRPRNTDGQGQLTHSSVPSAKI, from the coding sequence ATGCCGGCGACCGTCGGGAGACGGATGGGCCGCTTCGCCCCAGTCCGCCGTGTACTTCGTGGTATCGACAGTTGGACGGTCGTACGGATCGGCATAGTGGCCGGTGTCTTCTACGCTGCGTGGCTTGCCATCCAGGCGTATGGGCGCTTTTACGACTTTTTCGACATGAAGATCTACCACGGCGCGGTGGTCTGGTGGGCGAGCGGCAACGAGCTCTACGCGTTCATCGCGCCGGGCACGACACTCGGATACACGTATCCGCCGTTCGCGGGCTTGGCCATGTTGCCCATGGCCCCGCTGCCAGTGGGTGCGGCCGGGTTCGTCAACATCGTCGCTAGCCTCGCGGCGCTCGCCGTCGTGCTGGCCGCGCTCCTGAGCCCGATCGCCCGCCGCTACGGCTGGTCCCTGTGGTTCGTCGTCGGGGTGGCCACCGCGCTCGCCACGGCGACCGAACCGGTCCGCGAAACCCTCGGGTACGGGCAGGTCAACCTGCTCCTCTTCGCGCTGATCATGGCCGACCTGGTGGCGCTGCGCTGGCGGGCCCGGGGCCGGGCCAACCCGCGCGTGCGGGCCGGACGCACCCAGCTCGCCCGGTTCTTCTACAGCGGCGCCTGGGCCGGGGCCGGCATCGGCCTGGCCACCTCGATCAAGCTCACGCCGGCGCTGTTCATCGTCTATCTGCTGGTCACCCGGCAGTGGCGGGTCGCGCTCACCGCGGTCGGCACCGCCGTCGGCACCACCGTCGCGACCTTCGCGGTGGCCGGGCACGAGTCGATGACGTACTTCACCCACGTGCTCTGGCAGACCGAGCGGGTGGGTGCGGCGGACATGACGCCCAACCAGTCGCTCGCCGGCGTGCTCGCCCGGATGTACGACTCGGTCGAGGCCCCCGGCCTGCTCTGGCTGACGTTCTCGCTGCTGATCCTGGCGGTGGGCCTGTCCCGGGCGGCGCACTCGCACGCCGACGGCGACGAGCTGACCGCGTTCGTGCTGGTCGGCCTCACCGCCAACGTGATCAGCCCGATCTCCTGGTCGCACCACCTGGTCTTCGTGATCCCGGCCATCCTGGTGCTCGCCGACGGGGCGCTGCGGCGCCGCGCGGCCAGCCAGGGCCTGACCCGCCGCGGCGGATCATCGTCGGGCGGCTCCGGCCTGTCGGGCATGACCGGCCTGCGCAGCCCGATCTGGTTCCCGGCGCTCACCGGGGTACGGCACGCCGCCGCCGCGGCCGGCCTCTTCGTGCTCTTCGTGGTGTCGCCGATCTGGCCGTACGAGCACCGGCTCCCGGAGGTCTCGCACTACGCCGATGGGCTGTGGGGCGCGCTGATGGAGAACTCGCTCGCCCTCGCGCTGATCGTGCTCGTCGCGGCCCTGCCGTGGCGGCCAGGCGCCGAGCCGGCGTTCTACGCTCCCGCGTTCGCGGCCGAGCACCGCCGCCTCGTGCGCCCGCGCAACACGGACGGTCAGGGGCAGTTGACCCACTCTTCGGTGCCGTCGGCGAAGATCTGA
- a CDS encoding LppU/SCO3897 family protein, translated as MSNYGPYPGPPQEPWPGRQPQEPYGQPSDPWGGQQADPWGGQPSSSPPGGPGSPTGDAGYYPGYDQGGPGYDQGGYRDQGYPPGPAYGATRQYEPGYAQPMAPDQVWSQPTAPPPRKRGNGVLITVIAVLAVLVVGGAAAAVVKLGGSDDDGNNNQVAQSTSEPATTDDPSAAASDPAGASASPAPGSSTDARFVKAGQCVVNEGSNQKPALKIVECAPKTFEVVARFDGTIDYEAKCKSVKEYQFHYFFDSELNPLDFVLCLKQR; from the coding sequence ATGTCTAACTACGGTCCGTATCCGGGCCCGCCGCAGGAGCCTTGGCCCGGGCGGCAGCCGCAGGAGCCGTATGGGCAGCCGTCCGACCCCTGGGGTGGCCAGCAAGCGGATCCCTGGGGCGGTCAGCCGTCGTCCTCGCCGCCCGGCGGTCCCGGGTCGCCGACCGGCGACGCCGGCTATTACCCCGGCTATGACCAGGGCGGACCCGGCTACGACCAGGGCGGATATCGCGACCAGGGCTACCCGCCGGGCCCGGCGTACGGGGCGACCAGGCAGTACGAGCCGGGGTACGCCCAGCCGATGGCGCCCGATCAGGTGTGGAGCCAGCCGACGGCGCCGCCGCCCCGCAAGCGCGGCAACGGCGTACTCATCACGGTGATCGCCGTCCTGGCCGTCCTGGTGGTGGGCGGCGCGGCGGCGGCGGTGGTCAAGCTCGGCGGCTCCGACGACGACGGCAACAACAACCAGGTTGCGCAGAGCACCTCGGAGCCGGCGACGACCGATGACCCGAGCGCCGCCGCTTCCGACCCGGCGGGCGCGTCCGCCTCTCCCGCGCCGGGCTCGTCGACGGATGCCCGCTTCGTGAAGGCCGGCCAGTGCGTCGTCAACGAGGGCTCCAACCAGAAGCCCGCCCTGAAGATCGTGGAGTGCGCCCCGAAGACGTTCGAGGTAGTGGCCCGCTTCGACGGGACCATCGACTACGAGGCCAAGTGCAAGTCCGTCAAGGAGTACCAGTTCCACTACTTCTTCGACAGCGAGCTCAACCCGCTCGACTTCGTCCTGTGCCTCAAGCAGCGATAG
- a CDS encoding ATP-binding protein, producing MDPVRNPYAPGAGQRPPELAGRDRELEVFDVVLERVARGRPERSLMLTGLRGVGKTVLLNTLRSQAIGRLWGTGKIEARPDQSLRRPVSAALHMAVRELAPHHRAPDRIDEFLGVLKAFAMRANAANAKLRDRWQPGIDAPARAGRADSGDIEIDLVELFTDAASVATDVGTGIALFIDEMQDLGPEDVSALCAACHELSQLGAPLIVVGAGLPHLPAVLSAAKSYSERLFRYQRIDRLDRLSADQALGAPAGREDVEYEQKALDLLYEKSGGYPYFVQAYGKATWDHAPRSPVTAGDVRVAAPEAEAELAVGFFGSRYERATPAEREYMRAMATLSAAEPADDLDAAVPTADVAKALGRKPASLSPARDALIKKGLIYSGERGTVAFTVPHFGRYLRTVG from the coding sequence GTGGATCCGGTTCGGAACCCGTACGCGCCGGGCGCCGGTCAGCGCCCGCCCGAGCTCGCCGGTCGCGACCGCGAGCTGGAGGTCTTCGACGTCGTGCTCGAACGGGTGGCCCGCGGCCGCCCCGAGCGCAGCCTGATGCTCACCGGTCTGCGCGGCGTCGGCAAGACGGTGCTGCTCAACACGCTCCGCTCGCAGGCGATCGGCCGGCTGTGGGGCACCGGCAAGATCGAGGCACGGCCGGACCAGTCGCTGCGCCGGCCGGTCAGCGCCGCCCTGCACATGGCCGTCCGGGAGCTGGCCCCGCACCACCGGGCGCCCGACCGCATCGACGAGTTCCTCGGCGTGCTCAAGGCGTTCGCCATGCGCGCCAACGCCGCGAACGCCAAGCTGCGCGACCGCTGGCAGCCGGGCATCGACGCGCCCGCCCGCGCCGGCCGGGCCGACTCCGGCGACATCGAGATCGACCTGGTCGAGCTCTTCACCGACGCGGCCAGCGTGGCGACCGACGTCGGCACCGGCATAGCGCTCTTCATCGACGAGATGCAGGACCTCGGCCCGGAGGACGTCTCCGCGCTCTGCGCCGCCTGCCACGAGCTTTCCCAGCTGGGCGCACCGCTCATCGTGGTGGGCGCCGGCCTGCCGCACCTGCCGGCCGTGCTCTCGGCCGCCAAGTCGTACTCCGAAAGGCTCTTCCGCTATCAGCGGATCGACCGGCTCGACCGCCTCTCCGCCGACCAGGCGCTCGGCGCGCCGGCGGGCCGCGAGGACGTCGAGTACGAGCAGAAGGCGCTCGACCTGCTCTACGAGAAGTCGGGTGGCTACCCCTACTTCGTGCAGGCGTACGGGAAGGCCACCTGGGATCACGCCCCGCGCTCCCCGGTGACCGCGGGTGACGTACGCGTGGCGGCACCGGAGGCGGAGGCCGAGCTGGCCGTCGGGTTCTTCGGCTCCCGGTACGAGCGGGCCACGCCGGCCGAGCGGGAGTACATGCGGGCGATGGCGACGCTCTCGGCCGCCGAGCCCGCCGACGACCTCGACGCCGCCGTGCCCACCGCGGACGTCGCCAAGGCGCTCGGGCGCAAGCCCGCCAGCCTGTCCCCGGCCCGGGACGCGCTCATCAAGAAGGGCCTGATCTATTCCGGCGAGCGCGGCACGGTGGCCTTCACCGTGCCGCACTTCGGCCGTTACCTCCGAACCGTGGGGTAA
- a CDS encoding molybdenum cofactor biosynthesis protein MoaE, translating into MIEISTEPLDVAAHEAAVAGPRAGAVVSFQGVVRDHDHGRAVTKLEYEGHPSAERVLREVAAEIAADPEVYAVAVSHRIGPLEIGDAALVAAVSTAHRAAAFTACARLVDEVKARLPIWKRQIFADGTEEWVNCP; encoded by the coding sequence ATGATCGAAATTTCCACCGAACCGCTGGACGTCGCGGCCCACGAGGCGGCCGTCGCCGGCCCTCGGGCCGGCGCGGTGGTGTCGTTCCAGGGCGTGGTGCGCGACCACGACCACGGGCGCGCGGTGACCAAGCTGGAGTACGAGGGGCACCCGAGCGCCGAGCGGGTGCTCCGCGAGGTGGCGGCGGAGATCGCCGCCGACCCCGAGGTGTACGCGGTCGCCGTCTCGCACCGGATCGGGCCGCTGGAGATCGGCGACGCCGCGCTGGTGGCCGCGGTGAGCACGGCCCACCGCGCGGCGGCCTTCACGGCCTGCGCCCGCCTCGTCGACGAGGTGAAGGCGCGGTTGCCGATCTGGAAGCGTCAGATCTTCGCCGACGGCACCGAAGAGTGGGTCAACTGCCCCTGA